A stretch of the Psychroserpens sp. Hel_I_66 genome encodes the following:
- the ruvB gene encoding Holliday junction branch migration DNA helicase RuvB, which yields MNENLDPTDHNFTPEELDVEKKLRPLSFDDFTGQDQVLENLQIFVQAANGRDEALDHTLFHGPPGLGKTTLAHILASELNVGIKVTSGPVLDKPGDLAGLLTNLEERDVLFIDEIHRLSPIVEEYLYSAMEDYKIDIMIESGPNARTVQINLNPFTLVGATTRSGLLTSPMRARFGIQSRLQYYNTELLTTIVQRSASILNVPISMEAAVEIAGRSRGTPRIANALLRRVRDFAQIKGNGKIDIKIAKFALEALHVDAHGLDEMDNKILSTIIEKFKGGPVGITTIATAVSESAETIEEVYEPFLIQQGFLMRTPRGREVTEQAYKHLGKIKGPTQGGLF from the coding sequence ATGAACGAAAACCTAGACCCAACAGACCATAATTTCACTCCAGAAGAACTGGATGTCGAAAAAAAGTTAAGACCATTATCATTTGATGATTTTACAGGTCAAGACCAAGTGTTGGAGAATCTTCAAATTTTTGTACAAGCAGCAAATGGTAGAGATGAAGCTTTAGATCACACCCTATTTCATGGTCCTCCAGGATTAGGAAAAACAACATTAGCTCATATTTTAGCCAGTGAACTTAATGTAGGTATAAAAGTGACTTCTGGACCAGTTTTGGACAAACCAGGAGATTTGGCTGGTTTACTTACCAATTTAGAAGAACGAGATGTACTGTTTATTGATGAAATCCATCGTTTAAGTCCTATTGTAGAGGAATATCTATACTCTGCAATGGAAGACTACAAAATAGATATCATGATTGAGTCTGGACCAAATGCAAGAACGGTTCAAATAAACTTGAATCCGTTTACGTTGGTTGGAGCAACAACACGTTCAGGTTTATTGACCTCTCCAATGCGAGCACGTTTTGGGATTCAAAGTAGATTACAATATTATAATACCGAATTATTAACCACAATCGTACAACGTAGTGCATCCATTTTAAACGTGCCAATTTCCATGGAAGCTGCTGTAGAAATCGCGGGACGAAGCAGAGGAACACCGAGAATTGCCAATGCACTATTGCGCAGAGTTCGTGATTTTGCCCAAATAAAGGGTAATGGTAAAATAGATATTAAAATAGCAAAATTTGCATTGGAAGCGCTCCATGTTGACGCTCACGGTTTGGACGAAATGGACAACAAAATCCTTTCTACAATAATCGAAAAATTTAAAGGAGGTCCAGTTGGGATTACCACTATTGCGACAGCGGTAAGTGAAAGTGCTGAAACTATAGAAGAAGTTTATGAGCCATTTTTAATCCAACAAGGGTTTTTAATGCGTACACCTCGTGGTCGAGAAGTAACCGAGCAAGCATATAAACACTTAGGTAAAATTAAAGGACCAACACAAGGCGGTTTATTTTAA
- a CDS encoding cytochrome P450, which yields MKKIPEVPLSKFIKHSLEILKNPLPFHHKNFTEQGDIFKLKIGFTNSVFFCRDASFAEYVLQKNQKNYVKSKIQTEDLVKYVGKGLLTSEGEHWKKQRKLIQPAFHKKYLENLLGTIRTAILSEYKKIEPDTSIDIFPILNDLAFQTVVKSLFSSAASQEDINRLQFITEAAQKMLVKELRQPYLGWWFNVSGKIEKHIDLTKEAREILKRIVGERRISEEKNNDLLDMLLDARYDDGNEMDEEQLIDEILILFTAGHETTSNALTFTCQLLAQHPEWQEKIYNEIIEVTNDTDDVMTAIMSSKICQQVLEESMRLYPPAYFIDRVNIEDDQFNDINIKAGSNLLFSVYEIHRHPELWEQPNKFKPERFNEGSRKFSSQYFPFGAGPRKCIGNNFAMFEMIIAVRELVSKFKIYPNFDRIDITPLITLKPKNALLTFEKR from the coding sequence ATGAAGAAAATTCCAGAAGTCCCATTATCGAAATTCATCAAACATTCTCTTGAGATACTCAAAAATCCGCTTCCTTTTCATCATAAAAATTTTACCGAGCAAGGTGATATCTTCAAATTAAAAATAGGATTCACAAACAGCGTATTTTTTTGTCGGGATGCTTCTTTTGCAGAGTATGTGCTTCAGAAGAATCAAAAAAACTATGTGAAATCAAAAATCCAAACAGAGGATTTAGTCAAATATGTGGGTAAAGGTTTATTAACTTCGGAAGGTGAGCATTGGAAAAAACAGCGCAAGCTCATCCAACCTGCATTCCATAAAAAGTATTTGGAGAATTTATTAGGCACGATTAGAACTGCAATTCTTTCCGAATATAAAAAAATTGAACCCGATACAAGCATTGATATATTTCCAATATTGAATGATTTGGCTTTTCAAACTGTTGTGAAATCTTTATTTAGTAGTGCAGCAAGCCAAGAGGATATCAATAGACTTCAATTTATTACAGAAGCTGCTCAAAAAATGTTGGTTAAGGAGTTGAGACAACCGTATTTGGGCTGGTGGTTTAATGTGAGTGGAAAAATCGAAAAACATATTGATTTAACTAAAGAAGCCAGAGAGATCTTAAAAAGAATTGTTGGTGAGAGGCGAATTTCCGAAGAAAAAAATAATGATTTACTGGATATGCTCTTGGATGCCCGTTATGATGATGGGAACGAGATGGATGAAGAACAGCTCATTGATGAGATTTTAATATTGTTTACTGCAGGTCATGAAACGACATCTAATGCGTTGACCTTTACGTGCCAGTTATTAGCGCAGCATCCAGAATGGCAGGAAAAGATTTATAATGAAATTATTGAAGTAACAAATGATACAGATGATGTGATGACTGCAATAATGTCGTCTAAAATTTGCCAGCAAGTACTTGAAGAGTCTATGCGACTGTATCCTCCCGCATATTTTATTGATCGTGTAAATATTGAAGATGACCAATTCAATGACATTAATATCAAAGCAGGTTCAAACTTATTGTTTTCGGTATATGAAATTCATCGTCATCCAGAACTTTGGGAACAACCAAATAAGTTCAAACCCGAGCGCTTTAATGAAGGCTCTCGTAAATTTTCATCACAATACTTCCCTTTTGGAGCGGGACCAAGAAAATGTATTGGCAATAACTTCGCTATGTTTGAAATGATCATCGCTGTAAGAGAATTGGTTTCTAAATTTAAAATATATCCTAATTTTGATCGCATAGATATTACTCCATTAATTACTTTAAAGCCTAAAAATGCGTTACTTACGTTTGAAAAAAGGTAA
- a CDS encoding cytochrome-c peroxidase yields the protein MKRLQTLSLILGAMITLVSCARDDDNYVPVPGQTQLESRIVELYGSKDALIQPLATDFNLIPNDPNNQITSAKVELGKMLFHETGIAMNPSMEDGMNTYSCASCHHAQAGFQSGILQGIGEGGMGFGLHGEGRIKNGLYVETDLDVQPIRTPSALNVAYQDVMLWNGQFGGTGTNLGTEANWTVGTPKEANTFGFEGVETQAIAGLDVHRLVIDHDFIVNSAYKDMFDEAFADVDVSERYSKLNGALAIAAYERTLLPNQAPFQQWLNGNESAMNEQETEGALLFFDDAKCFSCHSGPALNGMDFHALGMKDLEGEQVLTVIDDATKRGRGGFTNNPEDDYKFKTPQLYNLKDVAFFGHGGSFHSIEEVVRYKNNAVAENQDVPSTQMSPLFTSLNLTDDQIDSITAFLENALYDSNLQRYVPEALPTGFCFPNADPMSSQDMGCN from the coding sequence ATGAAAAGATTACAAACTTTAAGCCTAATTTTAGGAGCAATGATTACATTAGTGTCGTGTGCTCGAGATGATGATAATTACGTGCCTGTACCTGGTCAAACTCAATTAGAATCTAGAATAGTTGAACTTTATGGATCAAAAGATGCATTGATTCAGCCATTAGCAACAGATTTTAACCTAATCCCAAACGATCCCAATAACCAAATTACCTCTGCTAAGGTAGAGCTTGGTAAAATGTTGTTTCATGAAACAGGAATTGCGATGAACCCATCAATGGAAGATGGCATGAATACCTATTCTTGTGCAAGCTGTCACCATGCACAAGCAGGATTCCAAAGTGGAATTTTACAGGGTATTGGTGAAGGTGGTATGGGTTTTGGGCTTCATGGAGAAGGTCGAATAAAGAACGGATTGTATGTAGAGACAGATCTAGACGTACAACCTATTAGAACACCAAGTGCTTTGAATGTTGCCTATCAGGATGTGATGCTTTGGAACGGACAATTTGGTGGAACAGGTACCAACTTAGGTACAGAGGCAAATTGGACAGTAGGCACACCAAAAGAGGCCAATACTTTTGGGTTTGAAGGTGTTGAAACGCAAGCTATTGCAGGATTGGATGTTCATAGATTAGTAATTGATCATGACTTTATAGTTAATTCTGCTTATAAAGATATGTTTGACGAAGCTTTTGCAGACGTAGATGTTAGTGAGCGTTATTCAAAATTAAATGGAGCTTTAGCTATTGCAGCTTACGAAAGAACTTTATTACCTAATCAAGCACCTTTTCAGCAGTGGTTAAACGGAAATGAAAGCGCAATGAACGAACAAGAAACCGAAGGTGCACTTTTATTTTTTGACGATGCAAAATGTTTCTCTTGTCATTCTGGTCCTGCTTTAAATGGTATGGATTTTCATGCTTTAGGGATGAAGGATTTAGAAGGAGAGCAAGTACTAACTGTAATTGATGACGCAACAAAACGTGGTAGAGGTGGTTTTACAAATAATCCAGAAGATGATTACAAATTCAAAACACCACAACTTTATAACCTTAAAGACGTCGCCTTTTTTGGACATGGTGGTAGTTTTCACTCTATCGAAGAGGTCGTTAGGTATAAAAACAATGCGGTAGCAGAAAATCAAGACGTACCTTCAACACAAATGTCACCGTTATTTACATCTCTTAACTTGACAGATGATCAAATTGATTCCATCACCGCGTTTTTAGAAAATGCACTGTATGACAGTAATTTGCAACGTTATGTGCCAGAAGCACTACCAACGGGCTTCTGTTTTCCAAATGCAGATCCAATGTCTTCCCAAGATATGGGTTGCAATTAA